A window from Streptomyces sp. NBC_00335 encodes these proteins:
- a CDS encoding glycosyltransferase family 87 protein, whose protein sequence is MTRSSEPSRSPSPRAGVLLTGLLLVLGVLCVALRIPVADALAPGLSAAEWSPPAAYPPFAAILFAPAAWLPTGVLKAVLVGGSAALFALLILLSCRAAGLRARPGPVLAATVAGLWLEPLFQTPLSGQIALALACPVLWDLHRPRGALGKGFALGTAAGITLTPALLIPYLLLTGQVRAGLTALAAFAGSGLLGQLVLPGASAEFWSRHPPAGGRSLLLDWPHLWVWTVPLLTALLAAVLRRRSPLGRRDVRAAEDPQHHEQRQPPARHHVPGHRVRQRSSSRSVSRRPAARRRP, encoded by the coding sequence GTGACCCGGAGTTCCGAGCCCAGCCGCTCTCCGTCGCCCCGCGCCGGTGTGCTGCTCACGGGCCTGCTGCTCGTGCTCGGCGTGCTCTGCGTCGCCCTGCGCATCCCGGTGGCCGATGCCCTCGCCCCCGGCCTCTCCGCCGCCGAGTGGAGCCCGCCCGCCGCGTATCCGCCCTTCGCGGCCATCCTCTTCGCCCCGGCCGCCTGGCTGCCGACCGGCGTACTGAAGGCCGTCCTGGTGGGGGGCAGCGCCGCACTGTTCGCCCTGCTGATCCTGCTGTCGTGCCGGGCGGCGGGACTACGGGCCCGGCCGGGACCCGTGCTGGCCGCCACCGTCGCCGGACTGTGGCTGGAGCCGCTGTTCCAGACCCCGCTGTCCGGCCAGATCGCCCTGGCCCTGGCCTGCCCCGTCCTGTGGGACCTGCACCGGCCGCGCGGCGCCCTCGGCAAGGGCTTCGCGCTGGGCACGGCCGCCGGGATCACCCTGACCCCGGCGCTGCTGATCCCGTACCTCCTGCTGACCGGCCAGGTCAGGGCCGGGCTGACCGCGCTGGCCGCCTTCGCGGGCAGCGGCCTGCTCGGGCAGCTGGTCCTCCCGGGGGCCTCCGCCGAGTTCTGGTCCCGGCACCCGCCCGCGGGCGGCCGCTCGCTCCTGCTCGACTGGCCCCACCTGTGGGTCTGGACCGTCCCCCTGCTCACGGCCCTGCTCGCCGCCGTCCTGCGCCGCCGCTCACCCCTCGGCCGGCGGGATGTCCGCGCCGCCGAAGACCCGCAGCACCACGAGCAGCGGCAGCCGCCCGCGCGACACCACGTACCGGGCCACCGCGTCCGTCAGCGTTCGTCCTCCCGGTCCGTCAGCCGTCGGCCAGCAGCTCGTCGGCGTCCATGA
- a CDS encoding DNA repair helicase XPB, with translation MNGPLIVQSDKTLLLEIDHELSAAARRAIAPFAELERAPEHIHTYRITPLGLWNARAAGHDAEQVVDALVEFSRYPVPHALLVDVAETMARYGRLTLSKHPVHGLVLTSTDRPVLEEILRSKRVAPLVGARLDADTVAVHPSERGQIKQTLLKLGWPAEDLAGYVDGEAHPIELDETGWALRPYQQQAVEGFWHGGSGVVVLPCGAGKTLVGAGAMAKAKATTLILVTNTVSARQWKSELIKRTSLTEEEIGEYSGTRKEIRPVTIATYQVLTTKRKGIYPHLELFDSRDWGLILYDEVHLLPAPVFKFTADLQARRRLGLTATLVREDGRESDVFSLIGPKRFDAPWKEIEAQGYIAPADCVEVRVNLTESERLAYATAETEEKYRFCATTATKRKVTEALVRKHAGEQTLVIGQYIDQLDELGEHLDAPVIKGETSNAQREKLFNAFREGEISVLVVSKVANFSIDLPEATVAIQVSGTFGSRQEEAQRLGRVLRPKADGHEARFYSVVARDTIDQDFAAHRQRFLAEQGYAYRIMDADELLADG, from the coding sequence GTGAACGGGCCCCTCATCGTCCAGAGCGACAAAACGCTCCTCCTAGAGATCGACCACGAGCTCTCCGCGGCCGCGCGGCGCGCCATCGCGCCCTTCGCCGAGCTGGAGCGTGCCCCCGAGCACATCCACACGTACCGGATCACGCCGCTCGGGCTGTGGAACGCGCGGGCCGCCGGGCACGACGCCGAGCAGGTCGTGGACGCGCTCGTGGAGTTCTCCCGCTACCCCGTCCCGCACGCGCTGCTCGTCGACGTCGCCGAGACCATGGCCCGCTACGGCCGGCTCACCCTCTCCAAGCACCCCGTCCACGGGCTGGTCCTCACCAGCACCGACCGGCCGGTGCTGGAGGAGATCCTGCGGTCGAAGCGGGTCGCCCCGCTGGTCGGCGCGCGCCTTGACGCCGACACCGTGGCCGTGCACCCCTCCGAGCGCGGGCAGATCAAGCAGACCCTGCTCAAGCTGGGCTGGCCGGCCGAGGACCTCGCCGGGTACGTGGACGGCGAAGCGCACCCGATCGAGCTGGACGAGACCGGCTGGGCGCTGCGCCCCTACCAGCAGCAGGCCGTCGAGGGCTTCTGGCACGGCGGCTCCGGCGTGGTCGTACTGCCCTGCGGCGCCGGCAAGACGCTGGTCGGCGCCGGCGCGATGGCGAAGGCCAAGGCGACCACGCTGATCCTGGTCACGAACACCGTCTCCGCCCGCCAGTGGAAGAGCGAGCTGATCAAGCGGACCTCGCTGACGGAGGAGGAGATCGGCGAGTACTCCGGTACGCGCAAGGAGATCCGGCCCGTCACGATCGCCACGTACCAGGTCCTGACGACGAAGCGGAAGGGCATCTACCCGCACCTGGAGCTCTTCGACTCCCGGGACTGGGGCCTGATCCTCTACGACGAGGTGCACCTGCTGCCGGCTCCGGTGTTCAAGTTCACCGCGGACCTGCAGGCGCGGCGGCGGCTCGGACTGACGGCGACGCTGGTGCGCGAGGACGGCCGGGAGTCGGACGTGTTCTCGCTGATCGGACCGAAGCGGTTCGACGCCCCGTGGAAGGAGATCGAGGCGCAGGGCTACATCGCGCCCGCCGACTGCGTCGAGGTCCGGGTGAACCTCACCGAGTCGGAGCGGCTCGCCTACGCGACCGCCGAGACGGAGGAGAAGTACCGCTTCTGCGCGACCACCGCCACCAAGCGGAAGGTCACCGAAGCGCTGGTGCGCAAGCACGCGGGCGAGCAGACGCTGGTCATCGGGCAGTACATCGACCAGCTCGACGAACTCGGCGAGCACCTCGACGCGCCCGTCATCAAGGGCGAGACGTCCAACGCGCAGCGCGAGAAGCTCTTCAACGCCTTCCGCGAGGGCGAGATCAGCGTGCTGGTCGTCTCGAAGGTCGCGAACTTCTCCATCGACCTGCCCGAGGCCACGGTCGCCATCCAGGTGTCCGGCACCTTCGGCTCCCGCCAGGAGGAGGCCCAGCGCCTGGGCCGCGTCCTGCGCCCGAAGGCGGACGGCCACGAGGCGCGCTTCTACTCGGTCGTCGCGCGCGACACGATCGACCAGGACTTCGCGGCGCACCGCCAGCGCTTCCTGGCCGAACAGGGCTACGCCTACCGGATCATGGACGCCGACGAGCTGCTGGCCGACGGCTGA
- a CDS encoding HAD family hydrolase, translating into MTTSAASATAPARYVLFDVDGTLVDAVANQRRVWAAWAARHGLDPDAVYAVALRTRPMETFAAVAPDRDPHACLAALHELEDEDVRSGTYAAFGGAAGLLSALPPGSWGLVTSNYGHRVRGRFDRTGLPVPEVLVDAACVTEGKPSPVPYLLGAERLGADPADCLVIEDAPSGIQSGLRAGMTVWSVNAPTPPPGAHRHFPTLREAAPAILAFASGGA; encoded by the coding sequence GTGACCACCTCGGCCGCCTCGGCCACCGCTCCCGCCCGGTACGTCCTGTTCGACGTCGACGGCACCCTCGTCGACGCCGTCGCCAACCAGCGCCGGGTCTGGGCGGCCTGGGCCGCCCGCCACGGACTGGACCCGGACGCGGTGTACGCCGTGGCCCTGCGGACCCGCCCGATGGAAACCTTCGCGGCCGTCGCCCCGGACCGGGACCCGCACGCGTGCCTGGCCGCGCTGCACGAGCTGGAGGACGAGGACGTCCGCTCCGGCACCTACGCCGCCTTCGGCGGCGCGGCCGGGCTGCTGTCCGCCCTGCCCCCGGGGAGCTGGGGCCTGGTCACCTCCAACTACGGGCACCGGGTGCGCGGCCGCTTCGACCGCACCGGCCTGCCCGTGCCCGAGGTCCTCGTGGACGCCGCCTGCGTGACGGAGGGCAAGCCCTCTCCGGTCCCCTACCTGCTGGGCGCCGAGCGCCTCGGCGCGGACCCGGCGGACTGCCTGGTCATCGAGGACGCCCCCTCGGGCATCCAGTCGGGCCTCCGGGCGGGCATGACGGTCTGGTCCGTCAACGCCCCCACTCCACCCCCGGGCGCCCATCGCCACTTCCCGACGCTCCGCGAGGCCGCCCCCGCCATCCTCGCCTTCGCCTCCGGCGGAGCCTGA
- a CDS encoding TetR/AcrR family transcriptional regulator, with the protein MPRPRSHTPDQLAAAALAVIDRDGLPGLSMRAVATELGISPMALYRYVPGREELEALVVELVLSGVDTTPPPPGPWQGRITVLAHRLRDTMSAHPETLPLSLTHRHRSPSGLRWSETVLGVLTEAGIEAEERVIALRALISYVIGATQLEHLGPLAGPGTTAIAGLPPQEFPYMSATARDARSVTPDREFEGGLKLLLRGLA; encoded by the coding sequence ATGCCGCGCCCCCGCTCACACACCCCGGACCAACTGGCCGCCGCCGCACTCGCCGTCATCGACCGCGACGGGCTCCCCGGCCTCTCCATGCGCGCCGTCGCCACCGAGCTCGGCATCAGCCCCATGGCCCTGTACCGCTACGTCCCGGGCCGCGAGGAACTCGAAGCGCTCGTCGTCGAACTCGTCCTCAGCGGCGTCGACACCACCCCGCCGCCCCCGGGCCCCTGGCAGGGCCGGATCACGGTCCTGGCCCACCGCCTGCGCGACACCATGAGCGCCCACCCGGAAACGCTGCCGCTCTCCCTGACGCACCGGCACCGCTCGCCCAGCGGGCTGCGCTGGTCGGAAACGGTGCTCGGAGTCCTCACGGAGGCCGGCATCGAGGCGGAGGAGCGGGTCATCGCGCTGCGCGCCCTGATCTCGTACGTGATCGGCGCCACGCAGCTGGAACACCTCGGGCCGCTGGCCGGACCCGGAACCACCGCCATCGCCGGTCTCCCCCCGCAGGAGTTCCCGTACATGTCGGCCACCGCCCGTGACGCCCGATCGGTCACCCCGGACCGGGAGTTCGAGGGCGGCCTGAAGCTGCTCCTGCGCGGCCTGGCATGA
- a CDS encoding peroxiredoxin-like family protein: MLKTGSVVPVRQLTPVAGGAPEGGASEAGASEAGAYGGGSVSVPDPERLVHLQFRRFAGCPVCHLHLRSVVRRHAEIEAAGIREVVLFHSTAEELRPHIADFPFAVIADPQQRLYREFGVESSPRSLLDPRAWGPVLWAIARSAAAVARGRERLPARSQPNGRLGLPADLLIGPDGRVLAAKYGEHVYDQWSVDELLRLAAARYPVGAGEGAA; encoded by the coding sequence ATGCTCAAAACCGGTTCCGTGGTACCCGTACGCCAGCTCACGCCCGTCGCAGGAGGGGCCCCGGAGGGCGGGGCTTCCGAGGCGGGGGCTTCCGAGGCGGGGGCCTACGGGGGAGGGTCCGTCTCCGTGCCCGACCCCGAGCGCCTCGTCCACCTGCAGTTCCGGCGCTTCGCCGGCTGCCCCGTCTGCCACCTCCACCTGCGCTCCGTCGTCCGGCGGCACGCGGAGATCGAGGCCGCCGGGATCCGCGAGGTCGTGCTCTTCCACTCCACGGCGGAGGAACTGCGCCCGCACATCGCCGACTTCCCCTTCGCCGTGATCGCCGATCCGCAGCAGCGGCTGTACCGGGAGTTCGGCGTCGAATCCTCCCCGCGCTCCCTGCTGGACCCCCGCGCCTGGGGGCCGGTGCTGTGGGCGATCGCCCGCTCGGCCGCCGCGGTGGCGCGGGGCCGGGAGCGGCTTCCCGCCCGGAGCCAGCCGAATGGACGGCTCGGGCTGCCCGCCGACCTGCTGATCGGGCCGGACGGCCGGGTGCTGGCCGCCAAGTACGGCGAGCACGTCTACGACCAGTGGTCCGTCGACGAGTTGCTCCGGCTGGCGGCGGCCCGATATCCCGTGGGCGCCGGGGAGGGGGCTGCGTAG
- a CDS encoding N-acetyltransferase — translation MTTEQQGFVPPAEVFEVPVRLVGEGFRLEPLGPEHNEGDLAAWSGSIDHVRATPGFLGDWPPEEGMSAEANLADLVRHARDFAERRGFTYSVLDGERDGEGEVIGCLYIYPGKADPERVHVTSWVRGDRAAYDKAVYGTVTRWLAEAWPFPADRIDYAPR, via the coding sequence ATGACTACGGAGCAGCAGGGATTCGTACCGCCGGCCGAGGTGTTCGAGGTGCCCGTCCGGCTCGTCGGGGAGGGGTTCCGGCTGGAGCCCCTCGGGCCCGAGCACAACGAGGGCGACCTCGCCGCCTGGAGCGGGAGCATCGATCACGTGCGCGCGACGCCCGGCTTCCTGGGGGACTGGCCTCCGGAGGAGGGCATGAGCGCGGAGGCGAACCTCGCCGACCTGGTGCGCCACGCACGCGACTTCGCCGAACGGCGGGGGTTCACGTACAGCGTGCTGGACGGCGAGCGGGACGGGGAGGGGGAGGTCATCGGCTGCCTCTACATCTACCCCGGGAAGGCGGACCCGGAGCGCGTGCACGTGACTTCCTGGGTGCGCGGGGACCGGGCCGCGTACGACAAGGCGGTGTACGGGACCGTCACGCGCTGGCTCGCCGAGGCCTGGCCCTTCCCGGCGGACCGGATCGACTACGCGCCCAGGTGA
- a CDS encoding DUF4291 domain-containing protein, whose product MSDATPTGPATHTTHVPRHQIRAAHTADTLTVYQAYHPRIGVPAARDGRFPPDWKRERMTWVKPSFLWMMYRCGWATKSDQETVLAVEITRAGFDRALSGACLSHYVPGVHVDREAWTRALRTAPARVQWDPERDLHLNPLPYRSLQLGLSGPMSRAYADEWTVSIRDVTPLAREVHGLLRSGEPEAARALLPLESPYPAGPLEHLGA is encoded by the coding sequence ATGTCCGACGCAACCCCCACCGGCCCCGCCACTCACACCACCCACGTCCCCCGCCATCAGATCCGCGCCGCACACACCGCCGACACCCTCACCGTGTACCAGGCGTACCACCCGCGGATCGGGGTGCCGGCCGCCCGGGACGGCCGTTTCCCGCCCGACTGGAAGCGGGAGCGGATGACCTGGGTCAAGCCCTCGTTCCTGTGGATGATGTACCGCTGCGGCTGGGCCACCAAGTCCGACCAGGAGACGGTCCTGGCCGTCGAGATCACCCGCGCGGGCTTCGACCGGGCACTGAGCGGGGCCTGCCTGTCGCACTACGTCCCCGGCGTACACGTCGACCGCGAGGCCTGGACCCGGGCCCTGCGCACGGCCCCCGCCCGCGTGCAGTGGGACCCGGAGCGGGACCTGCACCTGAACCCGTTGCCGTACCGCTCGCTCCAACTCGGCCTGTCAGGACCGATGTCACGCGCCTACGCCGACGAGTGGACGGTCTCCATCCGCGATGTCACCCCGCTGGCGCGGGAGGTCCACGGCCTGCTCCGCTCCGGCGAACCGGAGGCGGCGCGGGCCCTTCTCCCGCTGGAGTCCCCCTATCCGGCCGGACCGCTGGAGCACTTGGGCGCATAG
- a CDS encoding helicase C-terminal domain-containing protein — protein sequence MGTGRLTGRRDQEATTVPDPSTPGSAPRSLAEALRARDDDGLGALLRARPDLLSPVPGDVTQLATRAGTRASVVRALDRLDRFALQTAEALAVGPEPCPYAVLESLLSGDTGTTSGADNGARAELPRALATLREQALVWGDDERLRLVRTARELLAPSATRPSPTGLGPTVAEATAGMSPTRIQEIVAAVGLPATHDPVSAVTALTALFTDPERMSALLDEAPAEAHQVLGRLVWGPPYGEVTPHPTPPVRWLRARGLLLPATARTVLLPREVALHLRGGLAHRATEPLAPAVPAHREHRPQLVDANAAGQALAALSTVEELVKSWEHTGPPVLRAGGLSVRDLKRAAATLDTDEPSAAFWIELSYAAGLLASDGEADERYAPTPAFDVWLELPPAERWSALAAAWLTATRTPGLVGEQDAKGRTLSVLGAELDRSAAPEVRRRILSLLAELPEGGSPDPAVLLARLAWERPVRGTSELRARLARWTLTEAEVLGVTGRGALAAPGRALMEGRDPAPLLAPLLPEPVDHVLLQADLTAVAPGPLRRALAEVLAVLAEVESKGGATVYRFTPGSVRRALDAGHTAVDLQSFLTEHSRTPVPQPLSYLIDDVARRHGHLRVGAASSYVRCDDDGMLNEILADKRSAGLGLRRLAPTVLAAQAEPTALLDGLRAMGYAPAAESRTGDVLVSRADAHRTPARALPVPVPDGPPVPDRTLLGAAVRAIRAGDLAATAVRKEPAGPSGSAAGGSGAPGELPRTSAAETLATVQAAALTGSAVWIGYVNADGAASQRVIAPVRVEGGFVTGYDHTADEVRTFALHRITGVAELAEDQV from the coding sequence ATGGGGACCGGCCGACTGACCGGCCGACGCGACCAGGAGGCGACGACCGTGCCTGACCCGAGCACCCCGGGAAGCGCTCCGCGCTCCCTCGCCGAAGCGCTGCGCGCCCGCGACGACGACGGGCTCGGCGCCCTGTTGCGTGCCCGGCCGGACCTGCTGAGCCCGGTTCCCGGGGACGTGACGCAGCTCGCCACGCGCGCCGGGACGCGGGCTTCGGTGGTGCGCGCGCTGGACCGCCTGGACCGGTTCGCCCTGCAGACCGCCGAGGCCCTCGCGGTGGGCCCGGAGCCCTGCCCGTACGCGGTACTGGAGTCCCTGCTCAGCGGTGACACCGGCACCACCTCCGGCGCCGACAACGGGGCCCGCGCCGAACTCCCCCGGGCCCTGGCGACCCTGCGCGAGCAGGCCCTCGTATGGGGCGACGACGAGCGGCTGCGCCTGGTCCGCACCGCCCGCGAACTGCTCGCCCCCTCCGCGACGCGGCCCTCCCCCACCGGCCTCGGCCCCACCGTCGCCGAGGCCACGGCCGGCATGTCGCCGACCCGGATCCAGGAGATCGTGGCGGCCGTCGGGCTGCCCGCGACGCACGACCCGGTGTCGGCGGTGACCGCGCTGACGGCCCTGTTCACCGACCCGGAGCGGATGTCGGCGCTGCTCGACGAGGCTCCGGCGGAGGCCCACCAGGTGCTGGGCCGGCTCGTCTGGGGCCCGCCCTACGGGGAAGTGACGCCCCATCCGACGCCGCCGGTGCGCTGGCTGCGCGCCCGCGGACTGCTGCTGCCGGCCACGGCGCGCACGGTGCTGCTGCCGCGCGAGGTGGCGCTGCACCTGCGCGGCGGGCTCGCGCACCGGGCGACGGAGCCACTGGCCCCGGCCGTTCCCGCGCACCGCGAGCACCGTCCACAGCTTGTGGACGCGAACGCGGCCGGCCAGGCACTGGCGGCGCTGTCGACGGTCGAGGAGCTGGTGAAGTCCTGGGAGCACACCGGTCCGCCGGTGCTCCGGGCGGGCGGGCTCTCCGTACGCGACCTGAAGCGGGCGGCGGCCACCCTGGACACCGACGAGCCGTCGGCGGCGTTCTGGATCGAGCTGTCCTACGCGGCCGGCCTGCTGGCCAGCGACGGCGAGGCCGACGAGCGGTACGCCCCGACCCCCGCCTTCGACGTCTGGCTCGAACTCCCGCCCGCCGAGCGCTGGTCGGCGCTGGCCGCCGCCTGGCTGACCGCCACCCGGACCCCGGGCCTGGTCGGAGAGCAGGACGCGAAGGGCCGCACCCTGTCGGTGCTCGGCGCGGAACTGGACCGCTCCGCCGCCCCCGAGGTGCGCCGCCGCATCCTGAGCCTGCTCGCCGAGCTCCCCGAGGGCGGCTCCCCGGACCCGGCGGTGCTCCTCGCCCGCCTCGCGTGGGAGCGGCCGGTGCGCGGTACGAGCGAACTGCGCGCCCGCCTCGCCCGCTGGACCCTGACCGAGGCGGAGGTCCTCGGAGTCACCGGCCGGGGCGCGCTCGCCGCGCCCGGCCGGGCCCTGATGGAGGGGCGCGACCCGGCGCCGCTGCTCGCGCCGCTGCTGCCCGAGCCCGTGGACCACGTACTGCTCCAGGCCGACCTGACGGCGGTGGCCCCGGGTCCGCTGCGGCGGGCGCTCGCCGAGGTGCTGGCCGTGCTGGCGGAGGTGGAGTCCAAGGGCGGGGCCACCGTGTACCGGTTCACGCCCGGGTCGGTGCGCCGCGCCCTGGACGCCGGCCACACCGCCGTGGACCTGCAGTCCTTCCTCACCGAGCACAGCCGGACCCCGGTGCCGCAGCCGCTGTCGTACCTCATCGACGACGTGGCCCGGCGGCACGGACACCTCCGGGTCGGCGCGGCCTCCTCGTACGTGCGCTGCGACGACGACGGCATGCTGAACGAGATCCTCGCCGACAAGCGGTCCGCCGGCCTCGGGCTGCGCCGCCTCGCGCCGACCGTACTGGCCGCGCAGGCCGAACCCACGGCGCTGCTCGACGGGCTGCGGGCCATGGGGTACGCCCCGGCCGCGGAATCCCGTACGGGAGACGTCCTGGTCTCCCGCGCCGACGCCCACCGCACCCCGGCCCGCGCCCTGCCCGTACCGGTCCCCGACGGGCCGCCGGTCCCGGACAGAACGCTGCTGGGGGCTGCCGTACGGGCGATCCGTGCGGGCGACCTGGCGGCGACGGCGGTCCGCAAGGAGCCGGCGGGTCCGTCCGGGTCCGCGGCGGGCGGCTCCGGCGCTCCGGGCGAACTCCCGCGCACGAGCGCGGCGGAGACCCTGGCGACCGTGCAGGCGGCGGCGCTCACCGGGTCGGCGGTGTGGATCGGCTACGTCAACGCCGACGGCGCGGCGAGCCAGCGGGTCATCGCCCCGGTGCGGGTGGAGGGCGGCTTCGTCACCGGCTACGACCACACGGCGGACGAGGTACGGACCTTCGCGCTGCACCGGATCACGGGGGTCGCGGAACTGGCGGAGGACCAGGTCTAG
- a CDS encoding HAD family hydrolase, giving the protein MSSETQLTVGFDLDMTLIDSRPGIKAAFEALSAETGTFIDTAQTVSRLGPPLEQELAYWFPEAEIPAVADRYREIYPTHAIGPTPAMPGAREAVEAVRALGGRTIVVTAKHEPNARLHLDHLGIKPDAVIGWLWAEAKAVALREYAAQVYVGDHVGDVRGARAAGALSVTVPTGPCPEPELRAAGADVVLTDLTELPAWLAEYERTRTA; this is encoded by the coding sequence ATGAGCTCCGAGACGCAGCTGACCGTCGGGTTCGACCTCGACATGACCCTCATCGACTCCCGGCCGGGCATCAAGGCGGCCTTCGAGGCGCTTTCGGCCGAGACGGGTACCTTCATCGACACCGCGCAGACCGTGTCCCGCCTCGGTCCGCCGCTGGAGCAGGAGCTCGCGTACTGGTTCCCGGAGGCCGAGATCCCCGCCGTGGCCGACCGCTACCGGGAGATCTACCCCACACACGCCATCGGGCCGACCCCGGCGATGCCCGGCGCCCGCGAGGCGGTCGAAGCGGTCCGGGCCCTCGGCGGCCGCACGATCGTCGTCACCGCCAAGCACGAGCCCAACGCCCGCCTGCACCTGGACCACCTGGGCATCAAGCCCGACGCGGTCATCGGCTGGCTGTGGGCGGAGGCCAAGGCGGTCGCCCTGCGCGAGTACGCGGCCCAGGTCTACGTCGGCGATCACGTCGGCGACGTACGGGGCGCCCGCGCCGCCGGCGCCCTGTCGGTGACGGTCCCGACCGGCCCGTGCCCGGAGCCGGAACTGCGGGCGGCGGGCGCGGACGTGGTCCTGACGGACCTCACGGAGCTGCCGGCCTGGCTCGCGGAGTACGAGCGGACGCGCACCGCGTAG
- a CDS encoding cold-shock protein codes for MPTGKVKWFNSEKGFGFLSRDDGGDVFVHSSVLPDGLDALKPGQRVEFGVVAGQRGDQALSVIVLDPAPSVAAAQRRKPDELASIVQDLTTVLENVTQQLERGRYPDKAQGGKIAGMLRAVADQLDV; via the coding sequence GTGCCTACCGGCAAGGTCAAGTGGTTCAACAGTGAGAAGGGCTTCGGCTTCCTCTCCCGCGACGACGGCGGCGACGTCTTCGTCCACTCGTCGGTGCTCCCCGACGGGCTGGACGCGCTCAAGCCCGGCCAGCGCGTCGAGTTCGGTGTTGTCGCGGGGCAGCGCGGTGACCAGGCACTTTCCGTGATCGTCCTGGATCCGGCACCCTCCGTCGCGGCCGCGCAGCGGCGCAAGCCGGACGAGCTCGCCTCCATCGTGCAGGACCTCACGACCGTGCTGGAGAACGTCACGCAGCAGCTGGAGCGGGGTCGTTACCCCGACAAGGCGCAGGGCGGGAAGATCGCCGGCATGCTGCGCGCGGTGGCCGACCAGCTCGACGTCTGA
- a CDS encoding 1,4-dihydroxy-6-naphthoate synthase, giving the protein MTGTAAAAPVRIAYSPCPNDTFVFDAWAHGRVPGAPALDVTFADIDLTNGMAERGELDVLKVSYAVLPWVLEEYALLPCGGALGRGCGPLVLTREPGLDLTGKTVAVPSERSTAYLLFRLWAADVLPEGVGKVVVLPFHEIMPAVRDGRVDAGLVIHEARFTYRDYGLHCLADMGEHWESTTGLPIPLGAIIAKRSLGADALRALAESARTSVRMAWADPEASRPYVRAHAQELDPAVADQHIGLYVNEFTADLGEAGYAAVRGLLTRAAAEGLVPAIAADALAFP; this is encoded by the coding sequence ATGACCGGAACAGCTGCCGCAGCGCCCGTACGGATCGCGTACTCGCCCTGCCCGAACGACACCTTCGTCTTCGACGCCTGGGCCCACGGCCGGGTCCCCGGCGCGCCCGCCCTCGACGTCACCTTCGCCGACATCGACCTCACCAACGGCATGGCCGAGCGCGGCGAGCTCGACGTGCTGAAGGTCTCCTACGCCGTCCTGCCGTGGGTCCTGGAGGAGTACGCGCTCCTCCCCTGCGGCGGCGCGCTGGGCCGCGGCTGCGGACCGCTGGTCCTCACGCGGGAGCCGGGCCTGGACCTGACCGGCAAGACGGTCGCGGTCCCGAGCGAGCGCTCCACCGCCTACCTGCTGTTCCGCCTGTGGGCCGCCGACGTGCTACCCGAGGGCGTCGGCAAGGTGGTCGTCCTCCCCTTCCACGAGATCATGCCCGCCGTGCGCGACGGCCGCGTGGACGCCGGACTGGTCATCCACGAGGCCCGGTTCACCTACCGGGACTACGGGCTGCACTGCCTGGCCGACATGGGCGAGCACTGGGAGTCCACGACCGGCCTGCCGATCCCGCTCGGCGCGATCATCGCCAAGCGCTCCCTGGGCGCGGACGCGCTGCGCGCGCTCGCCGAGTCGGCCCGTACGTCGGTCCGGATGGCCTGGGCCGACCCGGAGGCGTCCCGGCCCTACGTACGGGCGCACGCGCAGGAGCTGGACCCGGCCGTCGCCGACCAGCACATCGGTCTGTACGTCAACGAGTTCACCGCCGACCTCGGCGAAGCCGGCTACGCGGCCGTGCGCGGGCTGCTGACCCGGGCGGCCGCGGAGGGTCTGGTTCCGGCCATCGCAGCCGACGCGCTGGCCTTCCCGTAG